From Plectropomus leopardus isolate mb chromosome 4, YSFRI_Pleo_2.0, whole genome shotgun sequence, the proteins below share one genomic window:
- the LOC121942651 gene encoding beta-1,3-galactosyltransferase 2-like: MESGSGGNWLKRLTAESLFRQKKLLFHSWFRFILLLCLISVLCYIQSSSSRPWWENFPLHVHYQRLLNQTNQVHLPPAYRVHPKHRIKPTGIDETTKSTSVLPTVPPTGTQFHHAYPRNYHFNIDNPEVCKTKTPFLVLMVPVAPKNTAARDAIRKTWGKESLVQGEVVLTLFMLGLSGGANVEQLQQTLKQENLQHHDLIQSNFMDTYLNLTTKTMVIMDWLATRCPTAAYAMKVDSDMFLNVDNLVIMLQKPGIPKQNYLTGMLMWNRPVVRSKNSKWYVPEEMYPDPLYPTYTLGMGYIFSNDLPEKFVEVSKSIKPFNIEDAYIGVCMEKLGLSPTSPPNPSQFKAYNTKYNRCEFSKVITYILGSSQELVKYWTDLKKPEPPC; encoded by the exons ATGGAGTCTGGCTCAGGTGGGAACTGGCTGAAAAG ACTTACGGCTGAGAGCCTATTTCGTCAGAAGAAGCTTCTGTTCCACTCCTGGTTCCGGTTCATACTCCTGCTTTGTCTGATCTCCGTCCTGTGTTACATTCAGTCCAGCAGCTCTCGGCCATGGTGGGAAAACTTTCCACTCCATGTCCACTATCAGAGGCTTTTAAACCAAACTAATCAAGTCCATCTACCTCCTGCTTATCGTGTGCATCCAAAACACAGAATCAAACCAACTGGGATAGATGAaaccacaaaaagcacatcTGTACTACCTACTGTGCCTCCAACAGGTACTCAGTTTCATCATGCCTACCCACGCAACTACCACTTCAATATTGATAACCCAGAGGTGTGCAAGACCAAGACCCCTTTCCTGGTCTTGATGGTTCCAGTAgcaccaaaaaacacagcagctcgGGACGCCATTCGGAAGACATGGGGCAAAGAAAGCCTGGTTCAGGGTGAGGTGGTGCTTACTCTGTTCATGCTAGGCCTCTCTGGAGGAGCTAATGttgagcagctgcagcagacgCTCAAGCAGGAGAATCTACAGCACCATGACTTGATCCAGAGCAACTTCATGGACACTTACCTCAATCTGACCACCAAAACCATGGTAATCATGGACTGGCTGGCCACACGCTGCCCTACAGCAGCATATGCAATGAAGGTTGACTCTGACATGTTCCTGAACGTTGACAATTTAGTGATTATGCTACAGAAGCCAGGCATCCCCAAGCAGAACTATCTGACGGGTATGCTTATGTGGAACAGGCCAGTCGTCCGTTCAAAGAACTCCAAGTGGTACGTCCCTGAGGAGATGTACCCAGATCCCCTATACCCGACCTACACTCTAGGTATGGGTTATATCTTCTCAAACGATCTTCCAGAGAAATTCGTGGAGGTCTCAAAATCAATCAAACCCTTTAACATAGAGGACGCTTACATTGGAGTGTGCATGGAAAAGCTGGGTCTTTCACCAACATCGCCGCCAAATCCCTCACAGTTCAAGGCCTATAACACAAAGTACAATCGCTGTGAATTCTCCAAAGTCATCACCTACATTCTTGGGTCCTCACAAGAGTTGGTGAAATACTGGACAGACTTGAAGAAGCCTGAGCCACCCTGTTAG
- the LOC121942650 gene encoding zinc finger protein GLIS2-like, with translation MLSLDEPLDLKLPSGRTNSPVRLGKRTCSSSICAPLSATRPRLLCTTFPSPPSSPESQSSPQERPGSCFSPPAMDLSMSPSSRHASSLSPSPSSPSSPFPSSPLESPHSSSSPQPHLFSREAARHPGLEGGASPQGYPFYLPIGSPPRAYSFPSSMFIGPNREKQVSPEPSLDGQLACRWMKCHLLFDSLQDLVDHINDFHVKPDKDSGYCCQWEGCARNGRGFNARYKMLIHIRTHTNEKPHHCPTCNKSFSRLENLKIHTRSHTGEKPYICPYEGCSKRYSNSSDRFKHTRTHYVDKPYYCKMAGCLKRYTDPSSLRKHIKAHGHFVAQEQGAPSRLGAGPGIPGQHSAAEQPPVGGAHILIPGAAAALLGGLGTSLPLSAFCHARALGHHRAPLFSMGGGSSLGPLGLSDSPLLHFGLSAASMLGLGALGGLGRMAGKATEGDEEEEDVEEGEVLNLSAGVGHRRSDPLSWVVVPPRALLLKPAVVS, from the exons ATGCTGTCATTGGACGAGCCGCTTGACTTGAAGCTTCCCTCAGGACGGACAAACAGTCCAGTCAGATTAGGAAAGAGGACTTGTTCTTCCTCTATCTGCGCCCCTCTTAGCGCCACACGACCACGCCTGCTATGCACAACCTTTCCGTCTCCACCATCTTCCCCAG AGTCCCAGTCCTCCCCTCAAGAACGACCCGGGTCCTGCTTCAGTCCTCCAGCCATGGACCTCAGCATGTCACCCTCCTCCCGCCATGCCTCCTCCCTTTCCCCGTCACCTTCCTCCCCATCCTCCCCTTTCCCCTCTTCACCCCTGGAGTctcctcacagcagcagcagccctcAGCCGCATCTCTTCTCACGG GAAGCAGCTCGTCATCCAGGTCTGGAGGGCGGCGCTTCACCGCAGGGTTATCCATTTTATCTGCCGATTGGGAGCCCACCGAGAGCATACAGCTTTCCCTCCTCCATGTTCATCGGTCCCAACAGAGAGAAGCAAGTTTCACCAGAGCCCTCATTGGATGGTCAGCTGGCCTGCCGTTGGATGAAG TGCCACCTGCTGTTCGACTCACTGCAGGACTTGGTTGATCACATCAACGACTTCCATGTGAAGCCTGACAAGGATTCTGGGTACTGCTGCCAGTGGGAGGGCTGTGCTCGAAACGGCAGGGGCTTCAATGCCAG GTATAAAATGCTGATTCATATCCGCACACACACCAACGAGAAGCCGCACCATTGTCCCACCTGTAACAAGAGCTTCTCACGGCTGGAGAACCTGAAGATACACACCCGCTCACACACAG GAGAAAAACCCTACATCTGCCCTTATGAAGGCTGCAGCAAACGTTACTCCAACTCCAGCGACCGCTTCAAACACACCCGCACCCACTACGTCGACAAGCCCTACTACTGCAAGATGGCAGGCTGCCTGAAGCGCTACACAGATCCCAGCTCGCTACGCAAACACATCAAGGCTCATGGGCACTTTGTTGCCCAGGAGCAAGGCGCTCCAAGCAGGCTGGGGGCGGGGCCTGGTATCCCCGGGCAACATAGTGCCGCTGAACAGCCACCTGTAGGCGGGGCCCACATTCTCATCCCTGGAGCCGCTGCAGCTCTTCTCGGGGGCCTGGGGACCTCTTTGCCTCTCTCTGCTTTCTGCCACGCCAGAGCTCTGGGCCACCACAGGGCGCCACTCTTTTCCATGGGTGGCGGGAGCAGCTTGGGGCCTCTCGGGCTCTCAGATTCTCCTCTGCTACACTTTGGTCTCTCAGCTGCATCAATGTTGGGGCTGGGAGCTCTCGGAGGTCTGGGACGGATGGCGGGGAAGGCGACAGAAGgcgatgaggaagaggaggacgtagaggagggggaggtgctGAACCTGTCCGCAGGTGTGGGGCACAGACGGAGTGACCCTTTGTCCTGGGTGGTGGTCCCCCCGAGGGCCCTCCTCCTCAAACCAGCTGTTGTCAGCTAG